Part of the Candidatus Woesearchaeota archaeon genome is shown below.
TAAATATAGAGATACAATCAAAGCTTAGAAAGAACAATATAAAATATACAGAAATACCCACCAAGTACTACAAAAGAGGAGGAGAATCAAAATTATCAGGAATACGTGCAGGCTGGAACAACTTAAGATATATGCTATTATATTCTCCGAGAGCAATATTTTTTCTTCCATCACTTATTTTAATAATACTGAGTGGGACTGGAATGATTTTGTCAATTATCGGTTTTTTTGGTATGGTTGCGATGATATTATTTTCTCTACTTTACTATTTAGGCGTCCAGACACTATTATTAAGCAACATATCCCAACTTCAGTTACATAAAAGAGAAAAATTAGAACTGAAAGGTGTAATTAGAACTATCGCGGGTAAAAGTCTTGAGAAAATACTAGCGGTAGCAGGCGGATTCTTTATCATAAGCGTAATAGGATTTTTGACTATATTTATCAAATGGATACATACAGGAGTACTAAGCCCTGAATATGTAGTACTTGGACTGTTATTTTTTGATATATTTATAACCGGATTCTCTTTAGGAATATACAGTCTCATTCAAGAACAAATACTAATAGGTGATTAATAATATGGAAACCAAGAAAATAATAGATACATGCCCAGAATACGAAAATAAAAATCCGATTATAAGAAAGCTTTTTTGGAATAGGATTAATTATGCTGTTGAACTTAGCAAACTAGAGGAAAATGCCCAAAAAAATCTCAAGATATTGGATGTTGGCTGTGGAAGAGCAAAATTGTTTGAAAGAATTAACAAAAAAAGAAATAAATTTTCATTTAATGGAATTGATATGAACGAAGATATATCTAAACTTAAAATAAAAAATGCCAAGTTTAAAGTAATAAAACCTGAATCTTCTAAGTATCCATTTAGCAAAAACACGTTTGATGCCGCCTTTGCGCTTGATTGTTTTGAACACATAAAAGACTTAAGGAAAGAAATAAAAAAAATGAAAGACGTACTGAAGCCTGAAGGAATATTTATAATAAGTGGACCCACTGAAACAGTTTTCTATAGACTTTCAAGACTTATAATGAAAGGAACCTGGCTAGAAGTATACGAGGGGGAAATACACCACCATACAATATATCAGATTAGAGACGCATTAAAAGATGAAGGATTCAAACTACTGGAAAGAAAAACTCTTCCCTTCAAGTTGCTTCCCTTTTTTGAAATATATTCATTCAGGCTAGGAGGTAAAAATGAGTGAAGCACTCAGCATAATATACTTTTTTGCAACCATTTATTTGTATGGCTTTGCAGCAAACAAAATATTTTCATTCAGTAATTTAATTGATAAACAAATATATGTGGAACTAGCTAAACTTTGTGTTGGATTCGGATTATACAACTTGTTTATATTTGTGTTTGGATTACTCAACATTCCTTTAATGCCTCTTCTTATACTAATTCCTCCTGTTCTAGTTATGCTGGTATATTTAATCATAGCTCAAAAAGGAAAAATAAATTTGTCGTTAGAATCTCTAAACATATTAAAGAGCGAGAAAAAAACAATTCCCCTAATTCTGATTGTGTGTTCAGTTGTTGCATTTGTTTTGTTATTGACGGGTTCTTTTTCATATCCATATCTGGAAGATGGTGA
Proteins encoded:
- a CDS encoding class I SAM-dependent methyltransferase encodes the protein METKKIIDTCPEYENKNPIIRKLFWNRINYAVELSKLEENAQKNLKILDVGCGRAKLFERINKKRNKFSFNGIDMNEDISKLKIKNAKFKVIKPESSKYPFSKNTFDAAFALDCFEHIKDLRKEIKKMKDVLKPEGIFIISGPTETVFYRLSRLIMKGTWLEVYEGEIHHHTIYQIRDALKDEGFKLLERKTLPFKLLPFFEIYSFRLGGKNE